A single genomic interval of Paenibacillus macerans harbors:
- the efeO gene encoding iron uptake system protein EfeO, with translation MNYRYTVSTALILSAALLLSGCGDGKQAENGSLAQTASGGAASGGAAGGNGADSHNVANGNGAESAKPDFQTAIGQYREYVIQECDAFVTETGKFVEAVNGGDIETAKALYAPARMHYERIEPIAEALGDLDPNIDARDGDVDAAEWRGFHRIEKALWEDGSTDGQKEFADRLLSDAKQLRALVETVDIQAPLLVTGAVELLNEVSTSKVTGEEERYSRTDLYDFAANVEGAKKIYELLSPQLAKQDAELDKQIAERFAALEQELAQFKEGKGYMNYDQLKEEDVRKLSQNLDALAEPLSNMGTLLGV, from the coding sequence ATGAATTATCGTTATACGGTTTCCACCGCTTTGATCTTATCCGCGGCATTGCTTTTGTCCGGCTGCGGGGACGGAAAACAAGCCGAAAACGGCAGCCTTGCCCAGACGGCGAGCGGCGGTGCGGCGAGCGGCGGCGCGGCCGGCGGGAATGGCGCCGACAGCCATAACGTCGCAAACGGAAACGGCGCGGAGTCCGCCAAGCCGGATTTTCAAACGGCCATCGGGCAATACCGGGAATACGTCATTCAGGAATGCGACGCTTTCGTTACCGAAACGGGTAAATTCGTTGAAGCCGTAAATGGCGGGGACATCGAAACGGCCAAAGCGCTGTATGCGCCGGCCCGCATGCATTATGAACGCATTGAGCCGATCGCCGAGGCGCTGGGCGACCTCGATCCAAACATTGACGCGCGCGACGGTGATGTCGACGCCGCGGAATGGCGCGGCTTCCACCGTATCGAAAAAGCGCTGTGGGAAGACGGATCGACGGACGGGCAGAAGGAGTTTGCCGACCGCCTGCTCAGCGACGCCAAACAGCTGCGGGCTTTGGTGGAGACGGTCGATATCCAGGCTCCCCTGCTCGTTACCGGAGCCGTCGAACTGTTGAACGAAGTGTCCACATCCAAAGTAACGGGCGAAGAGGAGCGGTACTCCCGCACCGACTTGTACGATTTCGCCGCCAACGTGGAAGGCGCGAAAAAAATCTACGAGCTGCTGTCGCCGCAGCTGGCGAAGCAGGACGCCGAACTGGATAAGCAAATCGCCGAACGGTTTGCCGCCCTGGAGCAAGAGCTCGCCCAGTTCAAAGAGGGTAAAGGATATATGAACTACGATCAGCTCAAGGAAGAGGATGTCCGCAAGTTAAGCCAAAATCTAGACGCCCTGGCCGAACCTTTGTCCAACATGGGCACGCTTTTGGGAGTTTAG
- the nagA gene encoding N-acetylglucosamine-6-phosphate deacetylase — protein sequence MSGRNFILTHAEVVTPRGIIHDGAVAVENGLIVYVGSASGAPLSLPAECETIDASGHYVLPGFIDVHVHGGMLEDFSAPSQRGFDAITKLHCSQGTTSMLATTMTMPKHVIEHVLEEVHQYMQGDMPYAQLVGVHLEGPFISPKWPGAQNPEHIVPPNREWIEAWDTRYPGLIKQVTFAPEREGSHELIRYLRKRGIVAAAGHTDATYEQMMAAYEVGLNHSVHMFNAMTPLHHRKPGTAGTILSTPGISAEIIADGIHVHPAAIRLLASVKTGSNLMLITDAMSAAGLGDGEYMLGDLPVVVKDRVCTLKDSEGTLAGSTLTMIRGFRYLVQEVGLSVERASELASGNPAKLIRIDHLTGAVETGKQADLLLVSGDLELQRVWVKGRLLNGEAEEAE from the coding sequence ATGAGCGGCCGGAATTTTATCCTGACCCATGCCGAAGTCGTTACGCCCCGGGGAATCATTCACGACGGAGCGGTTGCCGTAGAGAACGGACTCATCGTTTATGTCGGCTCCGCATCCGGCGCGCCGCTTTCGCTCCCGGCCGAATGTGAAACGATCGACGCAAGCGGCCATTACGTGCTGCCCGGTTTTATCGATGTTCATGTGCACGGCGGCATGCTCGAGGATTTCTCCGCACCCAGCCAGCGCGGCTTTGATGCGATTACGAAGCTTCATTGCAGCCAGGGCACGACCTCGATGCTGGCCACCACGATGACGATGCCGAAGCACGTAATCGAACACGTACTCGAGGAAGTGCATCAATATATGCAGGGCGATATGCCTTATGCCCAACTCGTCGGCGTCCATTTGGAAGGGCCGTTTATCAGCCCGAAATGGCCTGGAGCGCAAAATCCGGAGCATATCGTGCCGCCGAACCGGGAATGGATCGAAGCATGGGATACGCGCTATCCCGGGCTGATCAAACAGGTGACGTTCGCGCCGGAACGGGAAGGCTCGCACGAGCTGATCCGCTATTTGCGCAAGCGGGGCATCGTGGCGGCCGCCGGACATACGGACGCAACCTACGAGCAAATGATGGCCGCGTATGAAGTCGGGCTAAACCACTCCGTGCATATGTTCAACGCCATGACGCCGCTCCATCACCGGAAGCCCGGCACCGCCGGCACGATTTTAAGCACGCCCGGCATCAGCGCGGAAATTATCGCCGACGGCATCCATGTGCACCCCGCCGCAATCCGGCTGCTCGCCAGCGTGAAAACCGGCAGCAACCTGATGCTGATCACGGACGCGATGTCGGCAGCCGGTCTTGGGGACGGCGAATATATGCTCGGCGATCTGCCGGTCGTTGTGAAGGACCGGGTTTGCACCCTCAAAGATAGCGAAGGCACATTGGCCGGCAGCACGCTGACAATGATCCGCGGCTTCCGTTATCTGGTGCAGGAAGTTGGCTTGTCCGTGGAGCGTGCCTCCGAACTGGCCAGCGGCAACCCGGCCAAGCTGATCCGGATCGATCATTTGACCGGCGCGGTGGAAACCGGAAAACAAGCCGACCTGCTGCTTGTAAGCGGCGATCTGGAGCTGCAGCGGGTTTGGGTGAAAGGGCGGCTGCTAAACGGCGAAGCCGAAGAAGCCGAATAA
- the nagB gene encoding glucosamine-6-phosphate deaminase, translated as MLNIIKTSSEDHFNETGAGIIASLLQSNPRAILGLATGSTPVGVYGKLIELYRKGSVSFKQATTYNLDEYIGLPADHPESYRRFMDEKLFNHIDILPENTHVPSGVEADPQKAAEDYSRLLDEAGQIDLQLLGLGHNGHIGFNEPGEELQGPPHIVKLDERTRLANARFFNSIEEVPTHAITMGIGSILHAKQILLMAKGEDKAEVIARALKGPITTKCPATFLQTHSNVVVVVDQAAGKWL; from the coding sequence ATGCTGAACATCATCAAAACAAGCAGCGAGGACCATTTTAACGAAACCGGCGCAGGCATTATCGCCAGCCTGCTGCAATCCAATCCGCGGGCGATTCTCGGCCTGGCGACCGGTAGCACGCCGGTCGGCGTTTACGGGAAATTGATCGAGCTTTACCGGAAGGGCAGCGTAAGCTTCAAGCAGGCCACGACCTACAATCTCGACGAATACATCGGCCTTCCGGCCGATCATCCGGAAAGCTACCGCCGGTTCATGGACGAGAAGCTGTTTAACCATATCGATATTTTGCCCGAAAACACCCATGTTCCATCCGGCGTGGAAGCCGATCCGCAAAAAGCGGCCGAAGATTACTCGCGTCTGCTGGATGAAGCCGGCCAGATCGATTTGCAGCTGCTCGGTCTGGGCCACAACGGTCATATCGGCTTCAATGAACCGGGCGAGGAGCTGCAGGGACCGCCGCATATCGTCAAGCTAGATGAACGGACCCGCCTGGCCAATGCGCGTTTTTTCAACTCCATCGAAGAGGTGCCGACGCACGCGATCACGATGGGGATCGGCTCCATTTTGCATGCCAAGCAAATTTTGCTGATGGCCAAAGGCGAAGACAAAGCGGAAGTGATCGCCCGGGCGCTGAAAGGACCGATTACGACGAAATGCCCGGCTACGTTCCTGCAAACCCACTCCAATGTCGTTGTCGTCGTAGATCAAGCTGCAGGGAAGTGGCTATAA
- a CDS encoding MurR/RpiR family transcriptional regulator has protein sequence MTPILHALSSHLDTLPPQERKLGEYILESPAAVLHLGITELANTCGVSPSTITRFCKTFHFKGFPDFKMKLAGELAHKPADTQYQDIIAGNDLQKIVEAMEANHLASITDTTRLLDMNQLAQAVKALCGAKRIDLYGVATSSVVAQDFYQKLIRIGKNCTAFADSHMQITSASSLGAGDAALAISYSGETPETIDALRCAKDSGAVTLSLTQYGQNRLASLADIALFSSSLEEGMRRGDMASRIAQLHVIDILFTGMVSLEFEDYIPKLESSYQNVQIYRKTQGGQNLC, from the coding sequence TTGACGCCAATACTGCACGCACTCTCCAGCCATTTGGACACGCTGCCGCCGCAGGAGCGCAAACTCGGGGAATATATTCTGGAATCGCCGGCGGCCGTTCTTCATTTGGGCATTACGGAATTGGCCAATACGTGCGGAGTCAGCCCTTCGACCATAACGCGTTTTTGCAAGACGTTTCATTTTAAAGGGTTCCCCGATTTTAAGATGAAGCTGGCCGGAGAGCTGGCGCATAAACCGGCGGACACGCAATATCAGGACATTATTGCCGGCAATGACCTGCAAAAAATCGTCGAGGCCATGGAAGCGAACCACCTCGCCTCCATTACCGACACCACCCGCTTGCTGGACATGAACCAGCTGGCTCAGGCGGTAAAGGCGTTGTGCGGGGCCAAGCGCATCGATTTGTACGGCGTGGCCACCTCATCGGTGGTGGCTCAGGACTTCTATCAAAAACTGATCCGCATCGGCAAAAACTGCACCGCTTTCGCCGATTCCCATATGCAGATCACCTCCGCGTCTTCGCTGGGAGCGGGCGATGCCGCGCTGGCGATTTCCTATTCCGGGGAAACGCCGGAGACGATCGATGCGCTGCGCTGCGCCAAAGACAGCGGGGCGGTGACGCTCTCCTTGACGCAATACGGGCAAAACCGCCTGGCGTCTTTGGCGGACATCGCGTTATTTTCTTCCTCCTTGGAGGAAGGAATGCGCCGGGGCGACATGGCATCGCGGATCGCCCAACTTCATGTCATCGATATTTTATTTACGGGAATGGTTAGCCTGGAGTTTGAAGACTATATTCCCAAGCTGGAAAGTTCATATCAAAACGTGCAGATTTACCGCAAAACACAAGGAGGGCAAAACTTATGCTGA
- a CDS encoding YhcN/YlaJ family sporulation lipoprotein, with translation MPGAKSKIVNLSLSAALLASVIGIAGCGDGTAKNNVRTQSVRNNNNRNYDVNSLPNGNRLFSRSAGNGQDQRIRSLRYSPALSNKVAQLGDVQTAHVVVTDRDAYVAVTLHGNNNAATGNTAGRTNTYGMRSTGIGTGTTNLGGPYGAGYGTRGAYDNGLGRGLTAPNGAGGLFGTRGNNLFGMGGTNTTGTGTPGYGTAGNGPAGYGTTGYGTTGTGTMYNGAGNMGMSSVNRGTTIYGTGTRSGAGTYDGVGAGRFNVNGAVTDNVPQDVKDRIAHVVKQTAPHIRNVYVSGNPDFVTSMGNYATQTRGGGTLNNVIGDFQTLINRIFPGRTGTMTGPNGYTPTGPNAGMGNGTRGMTGTGGGLRTGTNGGFSGGTTR, from the coding sequence ATGCCTGGAGCCAAAAGCAAAATCGTGAATTTGTCGTTGTCCGCCGCATTGCTGGCCAGCGTGATCGGCATTGCGGGCTGCGGTGACGGCACAGCCAAGAACAACGTACGGACGCAAAGCGTTCGGAACAACAACAACCGGAACTATGATGTCAACTCCCTTCCCAACGGGAACCGTCTGTTTTCGCGTAGCGCGGGGAACGGTCAGGATCAGCGGATTCGCTCCTTGAGATACAGTCCTGCGCTAAGCAATAAAGTCGCCCAGCTGGGCGATGTGCAGACGGCTCATGTCGTCGTGACGGACCGCGACGCATATGTGGCTGTTACGCTCCACGGTAACAACAACGCCGCCACGGGGAATACGGCGGGCCGGACAAACACTTACGGCATGCGTTCCACCGGCATCGGTACGGGAACGACGAATCTCGGCGGACCTTACGGTGCCGGCTACGGAACGCGCGGCGCCTATGACAACGGGCTTGGCCGCGGGCTGACGGCCCCTAACGGAGCCGGCGGTCTTTTCGGAACTCGCGGCAACAATTTGTTCGGCATGGGTGGAACGAACACGACCGGCACCGGGACACCCGGATACGGCACCGCCGGAAATGGTCCGGCCGGCTATGGAACGACAGGTTATGGGACAACCGGAACCGGGACCATGTACAATGGCGCCGGGAATATGGGGATGAGCAGCGTAAACCGCGGCACTACGATTTACGGTACCGGCACGCGCAGCGGAGCCGGAACTTATGACGGTGTAGGCGCAGGCCGCTTTAATGTCAACGGCGCGGTTACCGATAACGTCCCTCAGGACGTTAAGGACCGTATTGCCCATGTCGTGAAGCAAACGGCCCCTCATATCCGCAACGTGTATGTTTCCGGGAATCCCGACTTCGTAACCAGCATGGGGAACTATGCTACCCAAACGCGCGGAGGCGGGACGCTGAACAACGTCATCGGCGATTTCCAAACGTTGATCAACCGGATTTTCCCGGGGCGCACCGGGACGATGACCGGCCCGAACGGGTATACGCCTACCGGCCCGAATGCCGGCATGGGCAACGGTACGAGAGGCATGACGGGAACCGGTGGAGGTCTTCGCACCGGCACCAACGGCGGTTTTTCGGGCGGCACGACCCGTTAA
- a CDS encoding glycosyltransferase family 4 protein, translating to MNKRVLFVFYVPSGGMETVNRQRCRALRRFGIEAECLYYRWGAGLQNKTDFPVYVTDEDDEIRRLIQTRRYDCIVVTTDYASFPRFRRLGYEGKLVLEIQGFGSVDTAEKELRAAVPIVRQHAAALMNPKTPHITALFQQLYPAIPQFYLNNCFDAKAFSYRPSQKQKEPVVAWVGRIEDNKNWREFLYIAHSLLFYDRSIQIWMFEDHYLSSPAERGKFESLVDRLQLRSRLKVRSNVPNREMIHYYSSIGDSGGFLCSTSKVEGAPMSIIEAMSCRCPVLASGSDGVVSCIKHNKTGKSYVLGDIGQAVREGRELMLNKPLRNGIQTQALQLVKSEFHPDKYSREFMNMLQTI from the coding sequence ATGAATAAACGTGTGCTGTTCGTGTTTTACGTGCCGAGCGGGGGGATGGAAACCGTAAATCGCCAGCGGTGCAGGGCATTGCGGCGTTTTGGAATTGAGGCGGAATGCTTGTACTACAGGTGGGGAGCCGGGCTGCAAAACAAAACGGACTTTCCGGTTTATGTCACGGATGAAGACGATGAAATTCGCCGGCTTATCCAAACGCGCCGCTACGATTGCATCGTGGTGACGACGGATTACGCCAGCTTTCCCCGCTTTCGCAGACTCGGTTACGAGGGCAAGCTCGTGCTGGAAATCCAAGGATTCGGATCCGTGGATACCGCCGAAAAAGAGCTTCGCGCCGCAGTCCCGATCGTCCGTCAGCATGCCGCCGCTTTAATGAATCCGAAAACGCCTCATATTACGGCCTTGTTTCAGCAATTGTACCCGGCCATTCCGCAATTTTATTTAAATAATTGTTTTGACGCCAAAGCTTTTTCGTACCGTCCTTCGCAAAAACAAAAGGAACCCGTAGTCGCCTGGGTCGGACGGATTGAGGACAATAAAAACTGGCGGGAGTTTCTTTATATTGCCCATTCCTTGCTTTTTTATGACCGGAGCATTCAAATCTGGATGTTTGAAGACCATTATTTATCGAGCCCCGCGGAGCGCGGAAAATTCGAAAGTTTGGTGGACCGGCTGCAGCTTCGCAGCCGTTTAAAGGTTCGCTCCAATGTGCCCAATCGGGAAATGATCCATTATTATTCCTCCATCGGCGATTCCGGCGGATTCCTGTGCAGCACCTCCAAAGTCGAAGGAGCGCCGATGTCCATCATCGAAGCGATGAGCTGCCGCTGCCCCGTGCTGGCAAGCGGTTCGGACGGCGTCGTCTCCTGCATTAAGCATAATAAAACGGGGAAAAGCTATGTCCTTGGCGATATCGGCCAGGCCGTTCGGGAAGGGCGCGAGCTGATGCTGAACAAACCGCTGCGAAACGGGATACAAACCCAAGCTTTACAGCTTGTAAAAAGCGAATTTCATCCGGATAAATACAGCCGGGAATTTATGAACATGCTGCAAACCATTTAA
- a CDS encoding MarR family winged helix-turn-helix transcriptional regulator, with translation MSKDDLDTYIERIEAAWSSTFRKMKSELMHHQELGLTGPQFHMLALIDRQKTCNVSYLADKLEVKPSAITVMIDRLVQNGYVERRHDEKDRRSVLLSVTTRGAEVCEEARKRSREVLKAHLSVLDRHELDVLVGILEKFSKNKRQVRE, from the coding sequence GTGTCAAAAGATGATCTCGACACGTACATCGAGCGTATCGAAGCCGCTTGGTCGAGCACGTTCCGCAAAATGAAAAGCGAGCTGATGCATCATCAGGAGCTGGGGCTGACCGGACCGCAATTTCACATGCTGGCGCTGATCGACCGGCAAAAGACGTGCAACGTCAGCTATTTGGCGGACAAGCTCGAGGTGAAGCCCAGCGCCATTACGGTGATGATCGACCGGCTCGTGCAAAACGGATATGTCGAACGCCGGCATGACGAAAAAGACCGGAGGTCGGTTCTGCTGTCGGTGACAACGCGGGGCGCCGAGGTATGCGAAGAAGCCCGGAAGAGGTCCCGGGAGGTGCTGAAAGCCCATTTGTCCGTATTGGACCGGCATGAGCTGGACGTGCTGGTGGGGATTCTGGAGAAATTCAGCAAGAACAAAAGGCAAGTAAGGGAGTAA
- a CDS encoding FTR1 family protein: MSITPYAPQPSPVRFRGDRRLSSRALRLAVCLMVLATVCACLASGAGAAAETPKSAASDSLLPLVGGALVEAGGGNWDEASAELEKFEAAWGQIDSAPAGEAAAAVSEALTAAKEAVRNEDADDAKTRLSTLAKQVNEFIQSGGDRAETDAMGKEAAGRLLKMVNNTLKPLENGNPDEAQSRFKQILDGWSKMEGPIRSGHFGVYSDVETHMSLVRIALQADPVKTEQAAGELQKLADLLQNYIGGKLDDSAATALPAAGQTGLKDAIALLKAAAQAAAAGDAAGAAEQMQAFIVMWPRVEGEVSISSPAAYTATENRMTEAQSYLLSSPPDFMRAANIISQMLSDLEPLAAKTSYTAWDAALVLLREGLEAILVLAALLAFAKRANQPAARRFIWAGAGSGLALSAALAVVLTYAVAQAVSGGARELLEGFIGLAAVVMMLAVGHFLHSKSSAQAWNQYIAKQFGGAMERGSLWSLFVLSGLAILREGAETAVFYIGMAPSIELSQLLIGMLGALAALAVLGFALIRFSVRLPIKPFMLMASLFIYFLVIRFTGESLHALQVAGVLPAHSRSWLPAAGWVGAYPTWETFLPQSVLLLFVLWRLLAGEKQEKQKHKRNVYQHTP, encoded by the coding sequence ATGTCAATTACACCGTACGCGCCGCAGCCTAGTCCGGTACGTTTTCGGGGCGATCGCCGGCTTTCTTCCCGTGCGCTGCGCCTCGCGGTATGCCTTATGGTGCTCGCAACCGTCTGCGCCTGCCTCGCGTCCGGGGCCGGGGCCGCCGCCGAAACGCCGAAGTCCGCCGCATCAGATTCGCTGCTACCGCTGGTCGGCGGCGCCCTCGTCGAAGCCGGCGGCGGCAATTGGGACGAGGCTTCCGCCGAACTGGAGAAGTTCGAGGCAGCGTGGGGACAAATCGATTCCGCTCCGGCAGGCGAGGCGGCAGCGGCGGTTTCCGAGGCGTTGACCGCAGCCAAGGAGGCGGTCCGGAACGAGGACGCGGACGACGCCAAAACCCGGCTCTCCACGTTAGCCAAGCAGGTTAACGAGTTTATCCAAAGCGGCGGGGATCGGGCGGAAACGGACGCTATGGGAAAAGAAGCTGCCGGGCGGCTGCTGAAGATGGTCAATAACACGTTAAAGCCGCTGGAAAACGGGAATCCCGACGAAGCCCAAAGCCGCTTCAAGCAAATTTTGGACGGCTGGAGCAAAATGGAGGGCCCGATCCGCAGCGGGCATTTCGGCGTGTACAGTGATGTGGAGACGCATATGAGCCTGGTCCGCATCGCGCTGCAAGCAGACCCTGTGAAAACGGAGCAGGCGGCTGGCGAATTGCAAAAGCTGGCGGATCTGCTGCAAAACTATATCGGCGGCAAGCTGGACGATTCGGCCGCCACAGCCCTCCCCGCGGCCGGACAAACCGGCCTTAAGGATGCGATCGCTTTGCTTAAGGCGGCGGCCCAGGCGGCCGCTGCCGGCGATGCCGCGGGGGCGGCGGAGCAAATGCAGGCCTTCATCGTCATGTGGCCCCGCGTTGAAGGCGAGGTTTCGATTTCCTCGCCGGCGGCATACACGGCTACGGAAAACCGTATGACCGAAGCGCAAAGCTATCTGCTGTCCAGCCCTCCCGATTTTATGCGCGCCGCGAACATCATCAGCCAAATGCTGAGCGATCTGGAGCCTCTGGCCGCTAAAACCTCCTATACCGCCTGGGACGCAGCGCTCGTTCTGCTGCGGGAAGGGCTGGAGGCCATCCTTGTGCTGGCCGCGCTCCTCGCTTTTGCGAAGCGGGCGAACCAGCCGGCCGCACGCCGGTTTATTTGGGCGGGGGCCGGGTCGGGCCTGGCGTTGTCCGCCGCGTTGGCAGTTGTGCTTACCTATGCCGTCGCCCAGGCGGTGTCGGGAGGCGCGCGCGAACTGCTGGAAGGGTTCATCGGCCTGGCGGCCGTCGTCATGATGCTGGCGGTCGGGCATTTTTTGCACAGCAAATCCAGCGCGCAGGCCTGGAACCAATACATCGCCAAACAATTCGGGGGCGCGATGGAGCGCGGAAGCTTGTGGTCGCTGTTTGTTTTGTCGGGGCTGGCGATCTTGCGCGAAGGCGCGGAAACCGCCGTCTTTTATATCGGAATGGCCCCCTCCATCGAGCTGTCCCAATTGCTGATCGGCATGCTTGGCGCGTTGGCCGCGCTTGCGGTGCTCGGCTTTGCGCTTATTCGGTTTAGCGTCAGGCTGCCGATCAAGCCTTTTATGCTGATGGCCAGCCTGTTCATCTATTTCCTGGTCATTCGCTTCACGGGAGAAAGTTTGCACGCCCTGCAGGTGGCGGGGGTGCTCCCCGCGCACAGCCGGAGCTGGCTGCCGGCCGCCGGATGGGTCGGCGCCTACCCGACCTGGGAAACGTTTTTGCCGCAAAGCGTTTTGCTGCTGTTTGTGCTTTGGCGTTTGCTGGCCGGGGAGAAGCAGGAGAAGCAGAAACATAAAAGAAACGTCTACCAACACACTCCTTAA
- the efeB gene encoding iron uptake transporter deferrochelatase/peroxidase subunit: protein MKKTDLKIDVRQGAQKSSDDPAGGSGSGGLLNERLSRRDVLKLAGAGGLGLLLGGGGAYGVMAAQKALARKGGSSAAAAGGRVPFYGSRQAGIVTPAQNFLCLAAFDLTTGSPADVRKLLQAWTKAAAAMAKGAMIGDSNNKLNLPPSDTGEAAGLSPSRLTLTFGVGPSFFDGRFGLAVKRPAAFADLPAFNGDALQPEWCGGDLAVQVCADDMQVAFHAVRNLARIGRGTAVLRWMQEGFQGTVAVDPSGGTPRNLMGFKDGTGNPDASDAAAMNESVWVQPGDGAGWMEGGSYMAVRRIRMRIEIWDRSSLADQEQTFGRYRDTGAPLGSADEFAPLDLAAKDASGQPLLPMTSHTRLAHMDGKIKILRRSYSYTGGIDAKTGQLDAGLIFISFQRNLLQQFVPIQQTLAQSDKLNEYILHIGSAVFACFPGIREGGYIGEQLI, encoded by the coding sequence ATGAAGAAAACGGACCTGAAAATAGACGTCCGGCAAGGCGCCCAAAAAAGCTCGGACGATCCTGCCGGCGGCTCCGGAAGCGGCGGCCTGCTTAACGAGCGGCTTAGCCGCCGCGATGTGTTGAAGCTGGCCGGTGCGGGCGGACTGGGCCTGCTGCTCGGAGGCGGCGGCGCGTACGGCGTGATGGCGGCCCAAAAAGCGCTGGCCCGCAAAGGCGGATCGTCAGCCGCGGCGGCGGGCGGCCGGGTGCCTTTTTACGGGAGCCGCCAGGCAGGCATCGTCACGCCGGCTCAAAACTTCCTTTGCCTAGCCGCCTTCGACCTGACGACCGGCTCACCCGCCGACGTGCGCAAGCTGCTTCAGGCTTGGACGAAAGCCGCGGCGGCGATGGCCAAAGGCGCGATGATCGGCGACAGCAACAACAAGCTCAACCTGCCCCCGTCCGACACCGGCGAGGCGGCCGGCCTATCCCCATCCAGGCTAACGCTGACGTTTGGCGTCGGCCCTTCCTTTTTTGACGGGCGCTTCGGCCTGGCCGTTAAACGCCCGGCCGCCTTCGCCGACTTGCCGGCGTTTAACGGCGACGCCCTGCAGCCGGAGTGGTGCGGCGGCGATTTGGCCGTGCAGGTGTGCGCCGACGATATGCAGGTGGCGTTCCACGCCGTTCGCAACCTTGCCCGGATCGGGCGGGGCACCGCCGTGCTGCGCTGGATGCAGGAAGGCTTCCAGGGAACGGTCGCGGTGGATCCGTCCGGTGGGACGCCGCGCAACCTGATGGGATTCAAGGACGGGACCGGCAATCCCGACGCTTCGGATGCCGCGGCGATGAACGAATCCGTTTGGGTGCAGCCCGGGGACGGTGCCGGCTGGATGGAAGGCGGCAGTTATATGGCCGTCCGCCGCATCCGGATGCGCATCGAGATCTGGGACCGCTCGTCGCTCGCCGACCAGGAGCAAACCTTCGGACGGTACCGGGATACAGGTGCGCCGCTGGGCTCGGCCGACGAATTCGCCCCGCTTGATCTTGCGGCCAAAGACGCCTCCGGACAACCTCTCCTGCCGATGACTTCCCACACGCGCCTGGCGCATATGGATGGGAAGATCAAAATATTGCGCCGGTCGTACTCCTACACCGGGGGGATCGACGCCAAAACCGGGCAGCTCGACGCCGGGCTTATTTTCATCAGCTTTCAAAGAAACCTGCTGCAGCAATTCGTCCCGATCCAGCAAACGCTGGCGCAGAGCGATAAATTAAACGAATATATCCTGCATATCGGCAGCGCCGTATTCGCCTGCTTCCCCGGCATCCGCGAAGGCGGATACATCGGGGAACAGCTGATCTAG
- a CDS encoding helix-turn-helix domain-containing protein, translating into MKSSDRNSKFLLTHREREVFELLVQDKTTRDIAGQLFISEKTVRNHISNVMQKLNVKGRAQAVVELIKLGELKI; encoded by the coding sequence ATGAAGAGCAGCGATCGTAACAGCAAATTTCTGTTGACTCATCGTGAGCGGGAGGTTTTCGAGCTTCTCGTGCAGGATAAAACGACGCGCGACATCGCGGGGCAGCTGTTTATCAGCGAAAAAACCGTACGTAATCACATTTCGAATGTCATGCAAAAGTTGAATGTCAAAGGTCGTGCGCAGGCGGTTGTCGAGCTGATCAAGCTTGGGGAGCTAAAAATCTAA